Proteins from one Malaya genurostris strain Urasoe2022 chromosome 2, Malgen_1.1, whole genome shotgun sequence genomic window:
- the LOC131430327 gene encoding general odorant-binding protein 19d-like, with the protein MNSKFYFVAVCFVAVLAVVKAEQSDEEMKERGKDMLRNLAQDCKEKEKASDDDVESMVEDKMPETPVQKCFISCMQQQFGISDGKTFLKDGFIQISTMIFKKDEEKQKIAKEVAEECDGTANEDRCELSVDIWTCVKSAMEKRGITS; encoded by the exons ATGAATTCtaagttttactttgttgccgTATGCTTCGTTGCTGTCTTAGCGGTTGTAAAG GCAGAGCAATCTGATGAAGAAATGAAAGAAAGGGGCAAAGATATGCTTCGTAATTTAGCCCAGGACTGTAAGGAGAAAGAAAAAGCCTCGGATGACGACGTGGAAAGTATGGTTGAGGACAAGATGCCTGAGACTCCTGtgcaaaaatgtttcatttcatGTATGCAACAGCAGTTCGGAATTTCTGATGGGAAGACATTTTTGAAAGATGGATTCATACAGATTAGCACAATGATATTCAAGAAGGATGAAGAAAAACAGAAAATCGCCAAAGAAGTTGCCGAAGAATGTGACGGCACCGCTAATGAAGATCGCTGTGAGCTGTCGGTTGACATATGGACTTGTGTGAAGTCTGCAATGGAGAAAAGGGGAATCACTTCCTAA